The Merismopedia glauca CCAP 1448/3 DNA window GGGGACTGGGGACTGGGCATTGGGCATTGGAGATGGGAAATCTAGGTTTATTCCCCCTTGTCTCCTTGTCCTTCCCGTCCCCCTGACTTCTGACTATCCCTGTAAAATGGTTTTGGAGACAATTTTGGTTTTCTTCTTATCAGCTTCTGAAAGATCCTCTCCAGATTGCAAACGGGTAGCACTCGTTTGTAGCACAGTCGCACCACCTTTGTCTCCCATTTGCAGAGCAGTTTTTGCCGCAGTTTGTAACATAGTTGCAGCACCAGCGCGATCGCCTTGTTGTAATTTTTGTTCTGCTAGTTGGGTTTGTCGATATTTCGCCAAAGCGAGTATATGCTGCTGAACTTGTGGATCGCCTGCGGCTTGATAAGTGCGAGTGAAATTAGCGTTAACAGGGACTGGATCTAATAACAAATTAGTTTGATGGCTGGTGGGATCGTCATATCTTACTTTTACTTCAGCTACAGCCTGCGTTCCTTCTGTTAACTGACCAATATAAAGATTAGCTAAAACCACCCGCGAGACATCCTTCATCAAGTCTCCCAGACGTACCACATACTGATTATTTTCCTCTTGAACGGGAAGTTCAATTGTATCGGGAGCCACTTGGGCGATCGGTTTGAGTTCAGCCAATCTGACTTTAGGAGCTAAAGACAAGAGCAAATAAGCATTAGTTAAACCTACTGCTTGAATTCGCTGGAAAACCGAACTAAATTCCCTCACTGCATCTTCTGGGCGTTCAATATAGCGCATTGTACCGCCGCCCATATCTCCCATTTGTTCGAGAATAGCTGAATTCCAATGTTCGCCAAAACCCAAAGTATTTAGGGTAATACCATATTCAGCCGCTACTTGAGCCAACTTCAAGGCTCTTTTATCGTCACCGTGTTCATTTTCGCCATCTGTTAACACAAAAGCTTGAGAAACTGCATTATTTTTCCC harbors:
- a CDS encoding vWA domain-containing protein, which codes for MKVGLQAALNDANVDVSQGSNQRQLAISISAVAEAWEANLPLNVCLILDHSGSMKGEPLDTVKKAAARLIEQLSPGDRISVVAFDHRAKVIVPNQAIDDPAKVIKQINSLKADGGTAIDEGIKLGVEELGKGKNNAVSQAFVLTDGENEHGDDKRALKLAQVAAEYGITLNTLGFGEHWNSAILEQMGDMGGGTMRYIERPEDAVREFSSVFQRIQAVGLTNAYLLLSLAPKVRLAELKPIAQVAPDTIELPVQEENNQYVVRLGDLMKDVSRVVLANLYIGQLTEGTQAVAEVKVRYDDPTSHQTNLLLDPVPVNANFTRTYQAAGDPQVQQHILALAKYRQTQLAEQKLQQGDRAGAATMLQTAAKTALQMGDKGGATVLQTSATRLQSGEDLSEADKKKTKIVSKTILQG